A stretch of DNA from Malus sylvestris chromosome 9, drMalSylv7.2, whole genome shotgun sequence:
ACAAATGCACAAACAAACTGAGATAATACTTAGGTAGGTACTCACTAGTGAGAATTACATATACTCATTTTTTGATTTGGCCCAATTAAAAGATGACATATGTTTCTTgtttttaaaacaataaaacatgtgCTGAATTGTTATTAGGCCAAATCTGAAAAGTGAGCATGTAAAATACTCAGTAGTGAGTACCCAAACATTATCTAACAAACTTAGGCATGTTCTGAAGTGGGTATTGCTCCAACAGTTGGGGAAACTTGGGCATGTCCTCAAGTGGGTTTTGCTTCTTCGGCATGTTCTAAAGTGAGTATTGCCTTAACAATTGGGGAAGTGTCCTTGCCAGTTTCCATGATTGACACGCATCCATTCGATTTGTGCTTTAGCTTCGCACGAACTGTCCTAAATTCTTTATAGATTTCGTCCCAAGCAGTATCAAAGCCGCCAGCTTTGCGAACCTCTGTATAGACCTGCAATTACGTACATATTGCAAGTATTTAAGAGATATCAAATGTGTTTAGCTTCCCTTGATCGTTattgtacataatatatattattgttAAGGTTGTTTAGATATAAGTCCATACAACTCATACATACCTCATATAAAAACCCACCTATAAATAAGGGTAAAAgattgtttactaccctcaagtttcgtggttttcaacatttagtacatcaagtttttttttgtctcatattcatacctaaagtgtaaattttgggacagtctcatacatccgttagtcaaattgttaagtctcccgttaactgtgacgtaaCGCCCATGTGAAcactgactgggcgccacatgtcatccacgtttttttttcttttttcttttttcttccttcttccttcttcttcttcttcttcctccgactgcaactttttttttcctctttctccttcttccttcctccttcttccttccccttcttccttcttcttccttctccttctccttcttcttcttcttcctccgaatctgaagaagttttttttttttttcttcttcttcctccttcttccttcgaaATCTGCCCGgattcagtttttttctttcttctttcttcttctttcttctttttcctccttcttcttcttcttcctcttcttcctccgactgcaactttttttttttggagaaacttgaaataggtccaattttacAAGTCTCTTTTGATATGGGTCCAATTTTGTACTTACTTTTGATTTAGCTCCAATTTTGGACCTATATCAAAAGAGACTTATAAAATTGGACCCATATCAAagtagcccttttttttttcttcctcttcttctccttcttcctttcccttcttctccttcttcttcttcttcttcttcatcttcctcaaaaaaaaaaaaaaaaaaaaaaaccttcatcttccccagattcggaggaaggggaaaaaggggaaggaagaaggaggaaggaagaaggagaaggaggaagaaaaaaaaaagttgtagtcggaggaagaagaagaagaagaaggaaaaagaaggaggaaggacgaagaagaagaaagaagaagaaaaaaaaaactgaatctgggaAGATTCGgaggaataagaagaagaagaagaagaagaggaaggaggaaggagaaggaagaaggaggaagaaggaggaagaagaagaagaaaaaaaaaaaaacttccccagatttggaggaaggagaagaagaatgagaaggagaaggaagaagaaggaagaatgggaagaaggggaaggaagaaggaggaaggaagaagggggaaggaagaaggagaaggaggaagaaaaaaaaaaagttgtagtcggaggaagaagaagaagaagaaggaagaagaaggaggaggaagaagaaagaagaaaaaagaaaaacgaaaaaacgaaaaaacgaaaaaaagaaaaaaagaaaaaactgaatctgggcagattcagaggaagaagaagaagaggaaggaagaaggaggaaggagaaggaagaagaagaaaaaaaaaaaaaaaaaaacttctccagattcggaggaagaagaagaagaaggagaaagagaaggaagaaggggaagaaggaagaaggagaaggaggaagaaaaaaaaaagttgcagtcggaggaagaagaagaagaaggaagaagaaagaagaaggaaaaaaaaaaaacgtggatgacacgtggcgcccagtcagtgtccacatgggcgccacgtcacagttaacggaagacttaacagtttgactaacggatgtatgagactgttccaaaatttacactttaggtatgaatctgagacgaaaaaaacttgatgtactaaatgttgaaaaccatgaaacataagggtagtaaacagtcttttaccctataaATTAACATCCagtaaaaactcaaaatttaaataacttgccacataagaaaataagtaACCTATTAATATAAGTTATGTACAATTTATGCCACAACTTTCTATAACTGTTCTCATACAACCATTATGGCTAACGTTTTTAGCCAACCATTATGGCTAACGTTTTTAGCAATTTCTTTTATCAGTCTAataataaactaatataattcATTACCGTATCTCTTAACTATATAACTTTAGATAAATTACTTTGCGAACaaggaaacatatatataatagtaaaacataaatagtaggtaaattatattcatacaaaaacaaaattgtagatacaaaaacaaaattaaatagtaGGTACATTATGACTCCACAAATTTGATACGATAGATAAATTATGGTAAAAATTTATagttggccaaaaaaaaaattataggtacattattttattgataaatattttaaaagataGACTATTTCACTAAAAAGATatatttaaattgaaaaatGTTGTTAAGATTAAGAAAACTTTCCAAATTAATTCCCCTGTCAAATTAGAAGCAAATTTTATGGAGTGAGAGAAACATGAATCAACCAAATTAATTACAAAACGTGGAAATCCTGAATTCTCATATAACATGCAATGCATTTAGAATATTagtgccttttttatttttttatttttgtaaaatcattaatcCTCCTGAAAATCTGCATATGTTTAATTGTGCACATTAAGCATGCAAaagggtattttaggcattcaaaaaatttaaaatgtgcAAAGttaaacataattaatgaatttatttgCGTGGAGTCTAGTCATTGGATTTTATTCGAGTAAAAAAGTTATGTCGGGTTTTATACGAAAGAAATTAAGTTTGAGAggttaaagtcatatttatatttaaataatatattatcgTTAATATATCAAAAAAGAGGCATTAATACTCACCGTGTTGTCATAGCGAATCGTGTTCCATGGGTTGCTCCAAGACAACATCCAGTCGCAGTCGTCGCTAACATTATTTAGGCCTCGATACACAACAGCAGCATTGGACCCAGAAGGATCTCCGGCAATTTTGACGTGCAGAAACGCACCCCACTGACCATTTGCAATCTGTGGTGGGTATTGGCACGTCTTCCAGATCTCCCCAAACCAATCTTTCTTATAAGCATATCTTATGGTGTCCCCAGTTGCATTGTAAACAAGGCAGAGTGTGGCGACTCCGTCGCCAGACTGCTCCTTCAGTTTCTCCACATATGTTCGAGCGTTGAGGCTCTTCTCACCGACATCTTTCATACTCAATGCCATGCGTGCCCTGTTTAATCTTGTTCTTTGATACTCCGGCATCCTACTCAAAGTTTCATTGTTGATGGCGTCGCCAAAAACGTTATCGGCCATCTCTACACTGAACTTGattaattctctctctctctctctctctctctctctctctctctcgattttTCTCTGGTGCATTTTTATAAGAGGTAATGCATATTTATATAATCTCATGAACAAGgatgttgatcaaaaggaaaAGTCTGAAATGTCccttgagaaaagaaaaagaaataaaggtCACGCTCTCATGATGGAGAAATTTTCAATATAATAGGGAAGAGACCAGTACACTAAGTGTCATAACATAATTTGAGAaaagtttaattgtttatgtgtTTAACCACTTTCATTATTACACTtagtggaatttttttttcaatatatcGGGAACACGGTCCAATACACCAAATGTCATAATAAAAGTggttatatataatt
This window harbors:
- the LOC126582785 gene encoding 23 kDa jasmonate-induced protein-like, which translates into the protein MADNVFGDAINNETLSRMPEYQRTRLNRARMALSMKDVGEKSLNARTYVEKLKEQSGDGVATLCLVYNATGDTIRYAYKKDWFGEIWKTCQYPPQIANGQWGAFLHVKIAGDPSGSNAAVVYRGLNNVSDDCDWMLSWSNPWNTIRYDNTVYTEVRKAGGFDTAWDEIYKEFRTVRAKLKHKSNGCVSIMETGKDTSPIVKAILTLEHAEEAKPT